In a genomic window of Sarcophilus harrisii chromosome 4, mSarHar1.11, whole genome shotgun sequence:
- the LOC116423508 gene encoding pericentrin-like — protein MTQEKVELCRTVSKLEKTLKHHLQKGCGHIYKYVDRIGTLQKADKATWKQQKMALPGSRHSEAGMVKAAFKGESTHGGSTCRIRMEKLYLHFLRAERFRKALIYQKRYLLLLIGGFQDSEQETLSMIAHLGVFPSKIDKRAFPSRPFTKFRTAVRVVIAILRLRFLVKKWQELDRRATFVQSGELDSVPEEAVEISRPQPPLSSSPSLPETTSSPPTQDLPLSSLKGRRSPSPACRLWDRSLTSPSSSADVYDSSQDPEHSLTEYIHHLEVIQQRLGGVQPGRSHPGTRSRRAGRGPSAPKHLKGEPGPGGDGRPASACLAGGKSTGLATDVSAAALGGGDGVLAGADWQEPPGDGTRTRAERAAGRLVMPPALSSPPARVEPHQVEWPLGRSKVAPRTEGEGLGGRHSGRVASKDAPEY, from the exons ATGACCCAGGAGAAGGTGGAGCTCTGCAGGACCGTCTCCAAGCTAGAGAAGACGCTTAAGCACCATCTGCAGAAGGGCTGCGGGCACATT TATAAATACGTGGACCGCATTGGCACGCTGCAGAAAGCTGACAAGGCCACCTGGAAGCAACAGAAAATGGCCCTCCCGGGCTCGAGGCACAGCGAGGCGGGGATGGTGAAAGCCGCCTTTAAGGGCGAGAGCACTCACGGTGGGAGCACCTGCCGCATCAGG atGGAAAAGCTCTACCTGCATTTTCTACGTGCGGAGAGGTTCCGAAAGGCCTTGATTTACCAAAAGAGGTACCTCCTGCTGCTGATCGGGGGCTTTCAGGATTCCGAGCAAGAAACCCTCTCCATGATTGCACACTTGGGGGTCTTCCCCTCCAAGATAGACAAGCGGGCTTTTCCATCTCGCCCCTTCACCAAGTTCAGGACCGCAGTCAGGGTGGTCATCGCCATCTTAAG GTTACGCTTCTTGGTGAAGAAGTGGCAAGAACTCGACCGCAGGGCAACGTTCGTCCAGAGCGGCGAGCTCGACTCGG TCCCAGAGGAAGCTGTTGAGATTTCAAGGCCGCAGCCGCCCCTGTCATCATCGCCGTCGCTCCCAGAAACCACCAGCTCTCCTCCCACGCAGGACCTCCCCCTGAGCTCTCTGAAGGGGAGACGGTCCCCGTCCCCTGCCTGCCGTCTGTGGGACAG ATCCCTCACGTCCCCAAGTTCAAGTGCAGATGTCTATGACAGCTCCCAGGACCCCGAACACTCACTGACAGAATACATTCACCACCTGGAGGTCATCCAGCAGAGACTAGGGGGTGTCCAGCCAGGTAGGAGCCATCCCGGCACTCGCTCACGCCGGGCCGGAAGGGGCCCCTCAGCACCCAAGCATTTGAAAGGCGAGCCTGGGCCTGGAGGGGACGGGCGGCCAGCTAGTGCCTGTCTCGCTGGAGGAAAAAGCACAGGTTTGGCCACAGACGTTAGTGCCGCGGCCCTCGGAGGGGGAGATGGCGTCTTGGCTGGCGCTGACTGGCAGGAGCCACCAGGTGACGGGACGCGGACACGGGCAGAGAGGGCTGCGGGAAGGCTGGTGATGCCGCCAGCCCTTTCTTCTCCGCCTGCTCGCGTAGAGCCACACCAAGTGGAATGGCCCCTGGGACGGAGTAAAGTGGCCCCCAGAACTGAAGGGGAGGGACTAGGAGGTCGCCATTCTGGCAGGGTGGCGAGCAAAGACGCTCCCGAATATTAG